The proteins below are encoded in one region of Chrysemys picta bellii isolate R12L10 chromosome 4, ASM1138683v2, whole genome shotgun sequence:
- the LOC135983090 gene encoding SRRM2 protein homolog rsr-2-like — translation MQADNRKRAPAWTVREVLDLIAVWGEDSVLAELRSKRRNAKTFEKISKGMMERGHNRDSEQCRVKVKELRQAYQKTKEANGRSGSEPRTCRFYAELHAILGGAATTTPPVIVDSGSGIVSSATPEDSADGGEEEEEDEDELAESTQHSVLPNSQDLFLTLTEVPSQASQASTQDSDPMEGTSAAANSSSLPPPSRRLSQIRRRKKRTRDEMFSEIMESSRSDRAHLNEWKETVSKYRKEASEREDRRDQREDMRDQREARRDQREDRRDQREDRRDARDERWRQEDQRSKDATLGLLREQTDMLRRLVELQERLLENRLPLQPLFHPPPSPCSVSSSPRRVRTRGGEAPYTFPFHPSRQPKQKAVIFLTFSLWLFPSQQSSSQIPPGFPPSFSNLLIKNK, via the exons atgcaggctgataatcgaaaaagagcaccagcatggaccgtgagggaggtactggatctgatcgctgtatggggagaggattcagtgcttgcagaacttcgttctaaaagacgaaatgcaaaaacttttgaaaaaatctccaagggcatgatggagagaggccacaatagggactctgagcagtgccgcgtgaaagtcaaggagctcagacaagcgtatcaaaaaacaaaggaggcaaacggtcgctccgggtcagagccgcggacatgccgcttctacgccgagctgcatgcaattctagggggggctgccaccactaccccacctgtgatcgtggattctgggtcggggatagtctcatcagcgacgcctgaggattctgccgatgggggagaggaggaggaggaggatgaggatgagcttgcagagagcacacagcactccgttctccccaacagccaggatctttttctcaccctgactgaagtaccctcccaagcctcccaagccagtacccaagactctgaccccatggaagggacctcag cagctgcaaattcctcaagcctccctcctccatcccgaaggttatcacagataaggcgtcgtaagaagagaacgcgagacgagatgttttctgaaattatggaatccagccgcagtgacagagctcatctgaatgagtggaaggaaacagtttcaaagtataggaaagaagccagtgaacgtgaggacaggagggaccaacgtgaggacatgagggaccaacgtgaggccaggagggaccaacgtgaggacaggagggaccaacgtgaggacaggagagacgctcgagatgagaggtggcggcaggaagaccagaggagcaaggatgcaacgctggggctgctgcgtgagcaaacagacatgctccggcgtctggtggagcttcaggaacggctgctggaaaacagactgccgcttcagcccctgttccaccctcccccctccccatgttccgtatcctcctcacccagacgtgtaagaacacgggggggggaggctccgtacaccttcccattccaccccagtagacagcccaagcaaaaggctgtcatttttttaaccttttctttgtggctttttccttcccagcaatcctcctcccaaataccacccgggttccctccctctttttctaatctattaataaagaataaatga